One genomic window of Trichlorobacter lovleyi includes the following:
- a CDS encoding efflux RND transporter permease subunit — translation MLKLGFAGKIARAFIDSKLTPLIVAASLLLGAFAIKMTPREEEPQISVPMMDVYLPMPGSSPQEIQERVVKPLEGRLWEISGVEYLYSMSRPGMGVITVRYKVGENMEESLVKLYNKVMSNRGILPLGATEPQVVAKSIDDVPILALTLWSDRYDHTMLRKVAREVCDELKKSANVSEAEIKGGLTRQVRVILDASRLAGYGLSPLQVAGALQAGNKALPSGAFSGANKEMLVETGSFLDNQESLRQLVVGVYGGKPVYLDDVAKISDTVKEPDDYVFMGMGPAAAEKGLTGNRAQDYPAVTVSIAKRKGANATWVADDLVKKVEFLKGKVIPSEVQVTVTRNYGETAREKNNELLFHMFLAAISVTILIALFMGWRAGAVAAIAIPVTLALTMLIFYLIGYTLNRITLFALIFSIGILVDDAIVVVENIHSYFTTTVMKPLEAAIKAVDEIGNPTVLATFAVIASILPMGFVGGLMGPYMRPIPVGASMAMLLSMFIAFIVTPYFAYRLMKGHHESEDDLAESKLTIFYRHWMGRLLHDVKLRNGFLVLVVLLLLGACSLIYFKAVTVKMLPFDNKNELQVIIDAPEGTPLEQTARMTREMGDALRSVPEVTDFQSYVGTSSPFNFNGLVRHYFLRKGPNLADIQVNLQHKTERKAQSHEIAKKIRPLLTAVAERYGARVKVAEIPPGPPVLSTLVAEVYGPNDAARASVAEQIKRIFAKTKGVVDADWYRESDQPKLTLAVDREKAALSGISVDEVAKALRVALAGMDVGILHLPKEKEAVTINLRLAESQRSSLAALSAIYLPGPKGSVPLSQLVKPSQGSEEKTLYRKNLKNVVYVIGDVAGVIEAPVYAILKMQKQIAALPTPDGSKIEILASRQPWSEEKMGMKWDGEWHITYEVFRDLGIAFAAVMVLIYILVVAWFKDFTTPIVIMAPIPLTLIGILPGHALFGAFFTATSMIGFIALAGIIVRNSIILIDFAEMKRKEGMKLDEAIIEAGAVRFRPMLLTAAAVVVGSFVIVFDPIFQGLAIAMMCGEIASTTLSRVTIPILYYLVQGWKERHHIGQHDAAEETA, via the coding sequence ATGCTCAAGCTGGGATTTGCGGGGAAGATCGCCCGCGCCTTCATAGATTCAAAACTTACCCCGTTGATTGTAGCGGCTTCGCTACTGCTGGGCGCTTTTGCCATCAAGATGACCCCCCGTGAAGAGGAACCGCAGATTTCGGTTCCGATGATGGATGTCTATCTGCCGATGCCCGGCTCATCCCCCCAGGAGATACAGGAACGGGTTGTCAAGCCGTTGGAGGGCCGCCTCTGGGAGATCTCCGGTGTGGAGTACCTCTACTCCATGAGTCGCCCCGGCATGGGGGTGATCACGGTTCGTTACAAGGTCGGCGAAAATATGGAGGAGTCGCTGGTCAAGCTGTACAACAAGGTCATGAGCAACCGCGGCATACTACCCTTGGGCGCAACAGAGCCGCAGGTTGTTGCCAAGTCGATTGACGACGTGCCGATTCTGGCTTTGACGCTCTGGTCGGACCGCTATGACCATACCATGCTGCGTAAAGTGGCCCGCGAGGTCTGTGACGAACTGAAAAAGAGTGCCAATGTCTCTGAAGCCGAAATCAAAGGCGGCCTGACACGACAGGTGCGGGTCATCCTTGATGCCTCCCGTCTGGCAGGCTACGGCCTGTCCCCGCTACAGGTAGCCGGTGCCCTGCAGGCCGGCAACAAGGCCCTGCCTTCCGGGGCCTTCAGCGGTGCCAACAAAGAGATGCTGGTGGAAACCGGATCGTTTCTGGATAATCAGGAGTCGCTGCGTCAGCTGGTGGTGGGGGTCTATGGCGGCAAGCCGGTCTATCTGGATGATGTGGCAAAAATCTCAGACACGGTCAAAGAGCCTGATGATTATGTCTTTATGGGGATGGGACCGGCAGCTGCCGAGAAAGGGCTGACCGGTAATCGTGCACAGGATTATCCTGCGGTTACGGTATCAATCGCCAAGCGTAAGGGGGCTAACGCCACCTGGGTTGCCGATGATCTGGTCAAAAAAGTTGAGTTTCTGAAAGGTAAGGTTATTCCGTCCGAGGTGCAGGTAACGGTCACCCGCAATTACGGAGAGACTGCCCGTGAAAAGAACAATGAGCTGCTGTTTCATATGTTCCTGGCCGCCATTTCAGTCACGATCCTGATCGCCCTGTTCATGGGCTGGCGGGCGGGAGCAGTAGCCGCAATCGCCATCCCGGTTACCCTGGCCCTGACCATGCTGATCTTCTACCTGATCGGCTACACCCTGAACCGGATTACCCTGTTTGCCCTGATCTTCTCAATCGGCATTCTGGTGGATGATGCGATTGTGGTGGTGGAGAACATTCATAGCTACTTCACCACCACGGTCATGAAGCCGTTGGAGGCAGCAATCAAGGCGGTGGATGAGATCGGTAACCCCACGGTATTGGCAACCTTTGCGGTTATTGCCTCGATTCTGCCGATGGGATTTGTCGGTGGTCTGATGGGGCCCTACATGCGGCCGATCCCGGTTGGAGCCAGCATGGCCATGCTGCTCTCCATGTTCATCGCCTTTATCGTCACCCCCTATTTTGCCTATCGTTTGATGAAGGGACACCACGAGTCCGAGGATGACCTTGCGGAATCAAAGCTGACCATCTTCTACCGGCACTGGATGGGCAGGTTACTGCACGACGTCAAGCTGCGTAACGGTTTTCTGGTGCTGGTGGTGCTGTTGCTGCTGGGGGCCTGCTCTCTGATCTACTTCAAGGCGGTTACGGTCAAGATGCTGCCGTTTGATAACAAGAACGAACTGCAGGTGATCATTGATGCGCCGGAGGGGACGCCGCTGGAACAGACCGCCCGGATGACCCGGGAGATGGGGGACGCCCTGCGCTCGGTGCCGGAAGTTACCGACTTCCAGAGCTATGTGGGCACCAGTTCTCCCTTTAACTTTAACGGCCTGGTCAGGCATTACTTCCTGCGTAAAGGCCCAAATCTGGCTGATATCCAGGTCAACCTGCAACACAAGACCGAGCGCAAGGCCCAGTCCCATGAGATTGCCAAAAAAATCAGGCCGCTTTTGACCGCTGTGGCAGAACGCTACGGGGCACGGGTCAAGGTGGCCGAGATACCGCCCGGCCCGCCGGTACTCTCCACCCTGGTGGCAGAGGTCTACGGACCCAATGACGCTGCCCGGGCATCGGTTGCGGAGCAGATCAAAAGGATCTTTGCCAAGACCAAAGGGGTGGTGGATGCAGACTGGTATCGCGAGTCTGATCAGCCCAAGCTGACCCTGGCGGTGGATCGTGAGAAGGCGGCCCTGTCCGGTATTTCTGTGGATGAGGTGGCCAAGGCGTTGCGGGTTGCCCTGGCCGGTATGGATGTGGGGATTCTGCATCTGCCCAAAGAAAAGGAAGCGGTGACCATCAATCTGCGTCTGGCTGAGTCGCAACGCAGTTCTTTAGCAGCCCTGTCCGCCATCTATCTGCCCGGTCCTAAAGGGAGTGTGCCGCTCTCACAACTGGTCAAGCCGAGCCAGGGGAGTGAAGAAAAGACCCTCTACCGGAAAAATCTCAAGAATGTCGTCTATGTGATCGGCGACGTAGCAGGTGTGATTGAGGCACCGGTCTATGCTATCCTGAAGATGCAGAAGCAGATCGCGGCCTTACCCACGCCCGATGGTTCAAAGATCGAAATTCTGGCATCCCGTCAGCCCTGGTCGGAAGAAAAGATGGGGATGAAGTGGGACGGTGAGTGGCATATCACCTACGAGGTCTTCCGTGATCTGGGGATCGCCTTTGCCGCAGTCATGGTGTTGATCTACATTCTGGTGGTGGCCTGGTTCAAGGATTTCACCACCCCAATCGTGATCATGGCACCGATTCCGTTGACCCTGATCGGCATCCTGCCGGGTCATGCCCTGTTTGGTGCCTTCTTCACCGCCACCTCAATGATCGGCTTTATCGCCCTGGCCGGGATCATTGTGCGAAACTCGATCATCCTGATTGATTTTGCCGAGATGAAGCGCAAAGAGGGGATGAAACTGGATGAGG
- a CDS encoding DUF2845 domain-containing protein: MIRRTLLVVGLVLGLASVAAADNFRCPNGEIVSTGDRLSIVAMKCDPPTYKSSRTESEAGYRGATILVSVEEWTYNEGPNRLVHILTFKNGILDSVQTAGFGK, from the coding sequence ATGATACGCAGGACGCTGCTTGTAGTCGGGCTGGTGCTTGGCCTGGCATCTGTTGCTGCTGCGGACAACTTCCGCTGTCCTAACGGTGAGATCGTCTCCACCGGTGATCGCCTCTCAATTGTGGCCATGAAATGCGACCCCCCGACCTACAAAAGCAGCAGAACCGAGAGTGAAGCGGGCTACAGGGGTGCTACTATTTTGGTCTCCGTGGAGGAATGGACCTACAACGAGGGTCCCAACCGGCTGGTCCATATCCTGACCTTCAAAAATGGCATTCTGGATTCAGTACAAACCGCAGGATTTGGCAAGTAG
- a CDS encoding efflux RND transporter periplasmic adaptor subunit yields the protein MNRSYSAVLSLLTAVGLVLGGCSDTKHGVQAPPPAVSGLTVTAVKVSDLPETLDVVGTVRARTSALVSARISGTVSVLHVREGDRVRKGQVLGQLDSKENLAQATGAVAAIDEAKRGLEEAQARQKLADNTFGRFKKLYDEQALTRQEFDTRQTERELAHQAVARAEARLRQTQEASRAAGAMADYTKIVAPISGVIVAKQADLGTTVFPGQPLMTIDDEGSYQLELSIPESQVRAVHAGTSVQVLIDATGSSFSTRVTEVVPTSDPASRTYIAKVAVPQKGVRSGMFGRGSIALGSSVKGVRIPRIAVFERGALTAVWSVGADEVIRMRLVKTGRIVGDTIEILSGLADGDRIVTAGMEKAVDGARLQTVTGGAK from the coding sequence ATGAATCGTTCATATAGCGCTGTTCTCTCATTGCTTACTGCCGTTGGCCTGGTCCTGGGCGGCTGTTCCGACACCAAGCACGGGGTGCAGGCACCTCCACCGGCTGTCAGCGGGCTGACCGTAACCGCAGTGAAGGTATCAGATCTGCCGGAGACACTGGATGTGGTGGGTACCGTCCGCGCCCGTACCAGCGCGCTGGTATCAGCCCGTATTTCCGGCACGGTCAGCGTACTGCATGTGCGGGAAGGGGACCGGGTGCGCAAAGGCCAGGTGCTGGGACAGCTTGACTCCAAGGAGAATCTGGCCCAGGCCACCGGCGCGGTTGCCGCAATTGACGAGGCAAAACGTGGTCTGGAAGAGGCCCAGGCGAGGCAGAAACTGGCCGACAACACCTTTGGACGCTTTAAAAAGCTGTATGACGAACAGGCGCTGACCCGGCAGGAGTTCGATACCCGTCAGACCGAACGGGAATTGGCCCATCAGGCCGTTGCCCGCGCAGAGGCCAGGTTGCGCCAGACCCAAGAGGCATCGCGGGCAGCAGGTGCCATGGCTGACTATACCAAGATTGTGGCGCCGATCTCAGGCGTCATTGTGGCAAAACAGGCTGATCTGGGGACGACGGTCTTTCCTGGGCAGCCGCTGATGACCATTGATGATGAAGGCAGCTACCAGCTTGAACTTTCCATCCCTGAATCACAGGTGCGTGCGGTGCATGCAGGTACATCTGTGCAGGTGCTGATTGACGCAACCGGAAGCAGTTTTTCAACGCGGGTCACCGAGGTGGTACCCACCAGTGACCCGGCCAGCAGGACCTACATTGCCAAGGTTGCTGTACCGCAAAAAGGGGTGCGCAGCGGGATGTTCGGACGGGGCAGTATCGCGCTGGGCAGTTCGGTCAAAGGGGTTCGGATCCCACGTATAGCGGTTTTCGAGCGTGGTGCACTGACGGCGGTCTGGTCAGTCGGGGCTGATGAGGTGATCCGGATGCGTCTGGTAAAGACCGGCCGGATTGTGGGGGATACTATTGAGATCCTGTCAGGTCTGGCGGATGGTGACCGGATTGTGACTGCCGGTATGGAAAAGGCCGTGGATGGTGCACGCCTTCAAACGGTCACAGGAGGTGCCAAATGA
- a CDS encoding TolC family protein, translating into MQVKQIIVSGLILLLVGTGAQAAEVQRVTLREAITRGLERNNEARAARFQAESVRSGATAASLHYLPSVTVEEAWSRSDLPVSTFMMKLNQGRFTNQDFDAAKLNNPAPVSDFRTVVSMEQPILVPAAWAAHKVAQRGAERQEAMSEQARQQVAFQIFQLYLEVQKAHAQLQASLKALDEARESRRQAAVRTAAGLGLKSDELRAATQLAAMEQHNISAANNLTLARMQLALATGGQPGDELDAAEPVQLKRPMGELSGLIGTAQQERRDLQASERGKEQADAALLQARSGFLPTVGAVGAWQMNDKNSAFGRDHDAWMIGVSLRWNIFDGFRTWHGNGQAQASRAAAVEQLEQARKGVSYQVHEAWLRRLEAEKRREVASSAVAAADEATRLLAKRFDNALATMVELLDAQSALNQARANLVESDANLMLATGRLYHSAGIFLKEVQ; encoded by the coding sequence ATGCAGGTAAAGCAGATCATCGTATCGGGGCTGATTTTACTGCTGGTCGGGACTGGGGCTCAGGCTGCTGAGGTGCAGCGTGTAACGCTGCGTGAAGCGATAACAAGGGGTTTGGAGCGGAATAATGAGGCCCGGGCCGCCCGCTTTCAGGCAGAGTCTGTCAGGTCCGGAGCAACGGCCGCCTCATTGCACTATCTGCCGAGTGTGACCGTAGAAGAAGCCTGGTCTCGCTCAGATCTGCCGGTCAGTACCTTTATGATGAAGCTGAATCAGGGCCGTTTCACCAACCAGGACTTTGATGCTGCCAAGTTGAATAACCCGGCGCCGGTGAGCGACTTCCGGACCGTCGTGTCGATGGAACAGCCGATTCTGGTGCCTGCCGCCTGGGCTGCACACAAGGTGGCCCAGCGGGGGGCGGAACGCCAGGAGGCGATGTCAGAGCAGGCGCGTCAGCAGGTTGCCTTCCAGATATTCCAGCTTTATCTGGAGGTCCAGAAGGCTCATGCCCAGTTGCAGGCATCGCTAAAGGCCCTGGATGAGGCGCGGGAAAGCAGGCGTCAGGCAGCGGTCAGGACTGCAGCTGGCCTTGGGCTTAAATCTGATGAACTGCGGGCGGCAACCCAGCTGGCGGCCATGGAACAGCACAATATCAGTGCCGCAAATAACCTTACGCTGGCCAGGATGCAGCTGGCCCTGGCAACCGGTGGCCAGCCCGGTGATGAACTGGATGCCGCAGAGCCGGTGCAGCTGAAGCGTCCAATGGGTGAACTGAGCGGACTGATTGGCACGGCACAGCAGGAAAGGCGTGATCTGCAGGCCTCTGAGCGGGGAAAGGAACAGGCAGATGCTGCCTTGCTGCAGGCACGTTCCGGGTTTCTGCCAACGGTGGGGGCGGTTGGAGCATGGCAGATGAATGACAAGAACAGCGCGTTCGGTAGAGACCATGATGCCTGGATGATCGGGGTCTCCCTGCGCTGGAATATCTTCGACGGTTTTCGTACCTGGCATGGCAACGGACAGGCCCAGGCCTCCCGTGCTGCAGCTGTTGAACAACTGGAGCAGGCCAGAAAAGGGGTCAGCTATCAGGTGCATGAGGCATGGCTGCGCAGGCTAGAGGCTGAAAAACGTCGTGAAGTGGCCAGCTCTGCTGTGGCCGCGGCTGATGAGGCAACCCGGCTGCTGGCAAAGCGCTTTGACAATGCGCTGGCAACCATGGTTGAGCTGCTGGATGCCCAAAGTGCCTTGAATCAGGCCAGAGCCAACCTGGTGGAAAGCGATGCCAATCTGATGCTTGCCACCGGCCGGCTGTACCACTCCGCAGGTATCTTTCTGAAGGAGGTTCAGTAA
- the pal gene encoding peptidoglycan-associated lipoprotein Pal has product MRNGFKGMVVALGVVAMMAAGCAKEEVVKKDEPVVQEQTVKQQEPVKPVEVAKPEAPKQEAPKQEEATATAAKASEAVALETVYFDFDKSDLRQDARDTLSKNAEALLKKVADAKIKIEGHCDERGSDEYNLALGDRRAKSVAKYLITLGVKADRISTISYGKEKPAVQGSDEAAWSKNRRAEFVIVK; this is encoded by the coding sequence ATGCGTAACGGATTTAAAGGGATGGTCGTGGCCCTTGGTGTTGTGGCAATGATGGCAGCAGGTTGCGCCAAGGAAGAGGTAGTCAAGAAGGACGAGCCGGTTGTGCAGGAGCAGACCGTCAAGCAGCAGGAGCCGGTCAAGCCGGTTGAGGTAGCAAAGCCGGAGGCCCCGAAGCAGGAAGCGCCGAAGCAGGAAGAAGCAACCGCAACCGCTGCCAAGGCATCAGAGGCTGTTGCCCTGGAGACCGTTTACTTTGACTTTGACAAGTCGGACCTGCGTCAGGACGCCCGTGACACCCTCTCCAAAAACGCTGAGGCGTTGTTGAAGAAGGTTGCGGATGCCAAGATCAAGATCGAAGGTCACTGTGACGAGCGTGGTTCTGACGAGTACAACCTTGCCCTGGGTGACCGTCGTGCCAAATCAGTTGCCAAGTATCTGATTACCCTGGGTGTTAAGGCTGACCGTATCAGCACCATCAGCTACGGCAAAGAGAAGCCTGCTGTTCAGGGAAGTGACGAGGCTGCCTGGTCCAAAAACCGTCGCGCTGAGTTTGTAATCGTCAAGTAA